In Nitrosomonas ureae, the sequence CGAAGCGCTTCGGCAATTGCCGGAATATCGGCGCGCGCCAGCGTTTATCATTGCCATCCGGTTCATCGAGTAAACTTAATATGCTCTCGGCGATGCGTTCACTGGGACTAAACAATTTCTGACTGTCATGTACTGACGTGTGCATACACACCTCAGTACTCGCTAGTTGAATAATGAGTGCAAGATTCAATATAAGCGAGCAGATCGCTATGGCGATAGCGAACTGCCCGCGAACCTATTTTGACGAAAGGAACCCGCGCCCCTGCCCAGCGGTCGCGTTCCAGGAATGCGATACTTACGCCTAAGATTTGTGCAGCTTGTTTAGTAGTGAGTAAAGGGTTTTGCATGGTTGACTCCGTGAGTTGATGAATACGAAGTCAATTTGCGACAAGTGACGGATTAATAAAAGATGCTAAAAAAATAGAAACCTACCTATTTTTTTAAGAATGATTCCGATTTTTTAATCCTTTGATTTTGTTGGCGCTCCAGGAGATTGTGCCGAATCTGACGCGACAGTTCGCACTAAATTTCTAAATGATTTAGAAGAAAAAGTAGACGAATAGCCAAATTCTTGCATGATGGGATGCTTTTGCATTTCTTCATAATTCAAGTCCGGATTCTTTTCCCATAATTGTTTAGCCAATTCGATACAAACTACTCGTTGCCTGCGTCGCTCTGTTATTCTTTCGTACCAACTATTGTTTTCATCATCAGGATCTACCTGATCACTAATTACAGGATCAATTGCCGTGTATGTCTTAGGTGACCAGCAAGGTGGAGGATCAAGTAAGGCAACTTTGTCGCACCAAGTAATGACTTCATTTCGTTTTACATAGAGATTATCCAAGTAATCTTTACTAAATTTATTATGCATGAGCCATTGGTAAAATTTTATGGTATGCCAGAAATCAAATATAAATGAGAGGAATGAATCATCGATAAAGATTTTATAACCCTTCCACCTAGCGGAAATTTCTTTGCTGCCCATTGCCCGGATTAAGCGATCAATTGCAATCCTTAATTCTGATGAAATTGCGTGGGGATCGGTTTGATCGGGTTTTTCACCGACCCAGTCGTGTGCCAGTTGCCAGACGGTTTTGAA encodes:
- a CDS encoding helix-turn-helix transcriptional regulator, whose protein sequence is MQNPLLTTKQAAQILGVSIAFLERDRWAGARVPFVKIGSRAVRYRHSDLLAYIESCTHYSTSEY